Proteins from one Gossypium raimondii isolate GPD5lz chromosome 8, ASM2569854v1, whole genome shotgun sequence genomic window:
- the LOC105792519 gene encoding uncharacterized protein LOC105792519, with protein MTLFIITYQKMAQSPFTLILLKRLSLSYKSRLKPHHLSSPPGFTTVFVRPFSSTSPQPAGAATEDPPKRNSLSARMSFVFEQIDKIEKQKQQQSLENDDTLQRIRAWRQSKKESQATQKRFQSKEQNPDSYSGSAKNDAALSDSPELTDLPNGGAFQRIHAWRELKYGENNESAEDAKSEAEVGVLSTDSVTKLGESETQKKGKKVEVEVVHPWPEWIELMERLVQQNYFDHKRRDDEKMVENLGFDMTNVVEEVKDDAGIDFKDYKTVQTACINFGKDRFDILRSLSRQDIQILVGFGCPNADKKLVFSAKLLRKRVHLDEGDVCSSCSLRNSCERAYLLTNKEDEARTIDVMRVLLAYGFDYVNGSVVNESVLKKKSVKTVARKLLYEVVKLSAIPIDPNLPPPVIKKPPPKVKQPPPPKKRVGRDDIEMKKGDWLCPKCDFMNFAKNTICLQCDAKRPKRQLLPGEWECPECNFLNYRRNMACFHCDCKRPPDAFMGSKIQEMQPGPRTRLEKVANRPEVSNAWNFDFDDDESDGADVAAFEYADTSVKSGGDFRELEDESDMVGRASRVQERMYSDFNSSKHGLGFDDFDDEDDINSYEVDSQQNNPRQKASSNVYVDKEVFPEPERSRGSKFVRKNIALSGSEDDLDFDSDEELSAHPNWKSSHVADSKHKGRIASKDLSFDSEDLDLNSDGDDGFDNFGSKRWKEDKGSYGRGKSQNRESSSFKGGSFSGSDYENNGPHSRRIVSRGSKTGSGSRGNSVRGSGSNDYKFRKNSHSRSNAKTDGRRNNSNNNFNRSHRGSRGDSRGVGEDDYGRQKGGGRNPGGFGNRPWGKSREYGKEVDHDPSEFRNSRRVIQR; from the exons ATGACTTTGTTTATTATAACTTACCAAAAAATGGCGCAATCTCCGTTCACTCTCATTCTCCTAAAACGCCTATCCCTCTCTTATAAATCCCGTCTAAAGCCTCATCATTTATCTTCTCCTCCAGGTTTTACCACCGTTTTTGTAAGGCCcttctcttctacttctccaCAGCCGGCGGGTGCCGCCACTGAAGATCCGCCGAAACGGAATTCTCTCTCGGCTCGTATGAGctttgtttttgaacaaattgataaaatagaaaaacagaAGCAACAACAGTCGCTCGAAAACGACGACACCCTGCAGCGTATAAGAGCTTGGCGTCAATCCAAGAAGGAATCTCAAGCAACCCAGAAGCGATTTCAATCCAAAGAACAAAACCCAGATTCTTATTCTGGTAGTGCCAAAAACGATGCCGCTTTGTCTGATTCACCCGAGTTAACTGACTTACCCAACGGAGGTGCTTTCCAGAGGATTCATGCTTGGAGGGAACTCAAGTATGGGGAGAATAACGAAAGTGCTGAGGATGCTAAAAGTGAGGCTGAAGTTGGTGTTTTGAGTACTGATTCAGTGACCAAGTTGGGCGAGTCAGAAACGCAGAAGAAGGGGAAGaaggtggaggtggaggtggtgCACCCATGGCCTGAGTGGATAGAATTGATGGAGAGATTAGTGCAGCAAAATTACTTTGATCATAAAAGAAGAGATGATGAGAAGATGGTGGAAAACTTGGGATTTGATATGACTAATGTTGTTGAGGAAGTCAAGGATGATGCTGGAATTGATTTTAAGGACTACAAGACTGTGCAAACTGCTTGTATCAATTTTGGAAAGGACCGATTTGATATATTGAG GTCATTATCGAGACAGGATATTCAAATTTTGGTCGGTTTTGGATGCCCGAATGCCGACAAGAAGCTGGTTTTCTCTGCAAAACTCTTGAGGAAACGTGTCCACCTTGATGAAGGAGAT GTTTGTAGTTCCTGCAGTTTGAGGAATTCTTGCGAGAGAGCATACCTTCTGACGAACAAAGAGGATGAGGCGCGAACTATTGATGTTATGCGTGTCCTATTGGCCTATGGTTTTGATTACGTGAATGGTTCAGTGGTAAATGAATCCGTTCTGAAAAAAAAGTCTGTAAAAACTGTCGCCCGTAAGTTGCTTTATGAGGTTGTAAAGTTGAGTGCTATTCCTATAGATCCGAATCTTCCCCCACCTGTGATAAAGAAGCCACCACCAAAAGTGAAACAACCTCCTCCTCCAAAGAAGCGAGTTGGGCGTGATGACATTGAGATGAAAAAGGGCGATTGGCTTTGTCCCAA GTGTGATTTCATGAATTTCGCAAAGAATACCATCTGTCTACAGTGTGACGCTAAGCGACCTAAGCGACAACTGCTTCCTGGGGAATGGGAATGCCCTGA GTGCAATTTCTTAAATTATAGAAGAAACATGGCATGTTTTCATTGTGATTGCAAGCGTCCACCTGATGCATTTATGGGGAGTAAAATACAAGAAATGCAACCTGGTCCGAGAACAAGGTTGGAGAAAGTTGCCAATCGACCAGAGGTCTCCAATGCCTGGAATTTTGACTTTGATGATGATGAATCAGATGGGGCAGATGTTGCGGCCTTTGAGTATGCAGACACTTCAGTAAAGAGTGGAGGGGACTTTAGGGAGCTTGAAGATGAATCTGATATGGTTGGCCGAGCATCGAGGGTCCAGGAAAGAATGTATTCAGATTTTAATAGTAGCAAGCATGGACTAGGGTTTGATGActttgatgatgaagatgatatCAATAGTTACGAGGTAGACTCTCAGCAAAATAATCCAAGGCAGAAAGCTTCCTCGAATGTTTATGTTGACAAGGAGGTGTTTCCTGAACCAGAGAGAAGTCGGGGCTCTAAGTTCGTGCGTAAAAATATAGCTTTATCCGGCTCTGAGGATGACTTAGATTTTGATTCAGATGAAGAACTTTCAGCTCATCCTAACTGGAAATCGAGTCATGTGGCTGATTCGAAGCATAAAGGTAGAATTGCGTCGAAGGACTTGAGTTTTGACTCAGAAGACCTTGATTTGAATTCCGATGGCGATGATGGTTTTGACAATTTCGGGTCTAAACGGTGGAAAGAGGACAAAGGGAGTTATGGTAGAGGCAAATCTCAGAACAGAGAAAGTTCTAGTTTTAAAGGTGGTTCCTTCTCCGGTTCGGACTATGAAAACAATGGTCCTCATTCCAGGAGAATTGTGTCTAGAGGGAGTAAAACAGGATCAGGCAGCCGAGGAAACAGTGTTCGTGGCTCTGGCAGCAATGATTACAAATTCAGAAAAAATTCACATTCTAGATCGAATGCCAAGACAGATGGCAGAAGAAACAATTCGAACAACAACTTTAACAGATCACATCGAGGGTCCAGGGGTGATAGTAGGGGGGTCGGAGAAGATGACTATGGTAGGCAGAAGGGAGGTGGTAGGAATCCTGGAGGATTTGGAAACAGGCCCTGGGGAAAGTCTCGTGAATATGGTAAGGAGGTGGATCATGATCCTTCTGAATTTAGAAATAGTAGGCGTGTTATTCAAAGATAA
- the LOC105792518 gene encoding 40S ribosomal protein S27-2, which produces MVLQNDIDLLNPPAELEKKKHKLKRLVQSPNSFFMDVKCQGCFNITTVFSHSQTVVVCGNCQTVLCQPTGGRARLTEGCSFRKKGD; this is translated from the exons ATG GTTCTCCAAAACGATATCGATTTGTTGAATCCTCCAGCAGAGCTTGAGAAGAAGAAGCACAAACTCAAACGTCTTGTCCAGTCTCCAAATTCTTTCTTCATG gatgtcAAATGCCAAGGCTGTTTCAACAT AACAACAGTGTTTAGCCACTCTCAAACAGTGGTGGTATGTGGGAATTGTCAGACTGTTCTTTGTCAACCAACAGGAGGACGAGCTAGACTCACTGAAGGATGCTCTTTCAGGAAGAAGGGTGATTGA